TTTAATAGACCCAATGGAAATAAATGTACAGGTGTGTGCACCCACTTTCAAAAGGCCAACGACTTCGGCTTAGTTGCACAGCTCCGACCCGCACCCGTGGTTCAGACAACTTGAGAGCCCCTCTCCCGCCCTGCACGCCATCTCGACAGCTGCTACCAAATGAACCCTGCGGTTCCCCAGGCCGGAGTTCAAAGGGACTCAGAAAACTACAAGTTGAGGTAGAGGAAGATTCCGGAACCCCGTACTGCTGGGGCCCGGCTTGAGGGAGAGGCggttctctcctctcctcaccaGCCCCTTCGTCCCCGGGACTCTGATCTCCATCTGGGCGAGTGTGCCACGGCCCGGCCTCGCAAGCGCTTTTCTCTGGCTTTGGGTCCCTTTTTCTGCTCCCGGTTCTTTCCCCagatcccttttatttctgtgttacTGAGGTCCCGGCCTGTCTCtgcacgacccccccccccccgcccccgctcccaaTCAACAAAAACACTGCACACTCGTTTCTCAGGCCTGTTCCCCCCACCTCCGGATTTTCTGAAACCCTCACTCACGGGGGCGAGGGGGTCCCAACAAGTTCCACAGCGCTGGGCCTACTCAGAGCGGCTGGGGCCTACCGCTGGCATGCCCGCTCAGAACATAATCCCCGTCCCTAACTTGTCCAGTGCCTGCCCCACATCCCGAAGGTGCCGAGGGGTAAGCGGGGAGGCGCCACCAGCAAGGCGGGCGCGGGGCTCACCTTGGCCGGCGCGGGGCCCCCCAGCGGCCCGCAAGGCTCTCGCAGCTCATAGCCGCCGCTCGGCGGGCTCCTCTCAGGTCTCCGCACCACGTCGTCGGCAGCCAGGTCCCCAAATGTTGACCTGCTGGCTGCGGGCAGCCCCGGGCGGCGCCGGGAGCGGGGGCTGCCGCCATCGGGGGAGTCTGTGGGACCGTCGGCGCCCGAGGAGGTGGTAGACGGGGGCCCTACAGGCTGGTCCGCGTCCTGGCCGCCTGCCGTGCTGGGCGCACTGGGTGCTCCGGGATCCGCCTCGTCCAGAGCGCCCTCGTCCTCGGGGAAGCGGTTGGACTCCACGTCCACCTCGGGCTCGTCAGCGGTGTCCACGTCGGGCGAGGCGGAGTGGTAGCTGGAGCTGCCCTCGCTCAGAAAGTCTGGGCTCACGTAACCGCCGCCGGACCCTGCGCCCGGCCCTGGCCCACGAGCCGGCCCGGCGCCATACGCGTCGCGGGCGCTACCGTAGAGCTTGGCGATGCTCTCGGCGTCTTTGACCACCGGTCGGAAGGCCGACACGTAGGAGCCTTTGCGTGCAGGCGGAGGAGGCGGGGGCAGTGGGGCCAGGGGCGGCGGCAACGCCTCGTCCGCGCCGTCCTCGTCCAGCGGCCCGCGGGACAGCGCGCTCGGGCAGCGCTCCTCTGAGCCCAGGCCGCCCTCCTTAGCCGGCTCGGCACCGTCCAGGGACtcggggccgccgccgccggcagccgccgccgccgccgcggccgccgccgctaCAGCGGCCGCCACCGCCTTGGCTTGGCTCTGCGCGGCTGGATAGGGTGGTACCGGGAGGCTGCCTGCCGCCGGCCAGAACATGGGAAACGTCGGGTACACGGTGGCTGCGGCGGCCGCTGCAGCCACGGCCGCTGCGTCCTTGGCTGCCCCAGAGGGCTGGTGACCCCAGAACATGGCGCCGCCACCCGGGCCAGGGCCTGCCCCCGGGGGCAAATGGCCGGATCCTGGCCCGCCCGCGCCTCCGCCAGTGCCCGCGCCTGCGCCGCTCCCGGTGCCTGGACCGCCCTTGGGCTCGCCCGCACCTAGCACCGGGTCGTCCTTTTTGGGGCAGAGGCCGAAGGCCGTGGGGAAGCCATAGGGGTGAGGGAAAAGCGGCGGGGGCAGTTTCTGCAAGAGGCCAAAGCCCTTGCTGGGCACTGGGATCACTGGGTAGCTGCGAACCCCGGCGCCGCCACCAGGCCCTCCAGGGCCCGCCGGGCCGCCGGCTCCTGCCGCTAGACCAAGTCCCCGCTGCGGATGGGGAGGAGGCGGCCCAGGAGGTCCGGTAGCCTCGTCTTCGCCGCAGCGCAGGCTTTTGTGGGGCGGCGGGCCTGGGGCCATCTCTGCGCCACACCCGGGGCCGCCCCCGCCGCCAGCaccgcccttcccctgcccacccgACCCGCCATTagcaccgccgccgccgcctccttgCAGCGAGAAAGTCCGCTTGCGCGTGCCGCCATTGAACATGGCCTTGACGTCCTCCCAAGCGTGGCTCAGTTCATCTGTGGCCGACTTGTCACTGAGTTTGAGGTGACGGCGCCACGAGTTGAAGTTAGCGGCGTCGGGCTGCGTATACTTGGCGTCGGGTGTGCGGTGCGAGTGGAAGATGAACTTGTTAGGCGAGAAATACATGCTGCAGTAGCCGCACTTGATGCACTTGGCACGCGAGCTGTTGTAACGCGCAGGGATGAAGCTGCCACGCGAGCCCCAAGCGCACTCGTGCACCACATCGAAGGCGAAGTTCTCGGGCAGCTTGGGTGGCTTGTGCTCGCCCAGGAACGACTTGCACAGGCGTTCGGCCTCGCGCTTCGTGATCATACCGCAGCGGCGCGAGGAGATCGGCATGGCCCCGGCCCGACGCAGAATCTCCAGTTGCACGGGCGTGCACTGCACGCACGTGATGCCCAGGGCCACACGGCGGTTGTGGATCTCATTGTAGCTGTAGTTCTTGAGGAGGGTGTTGGagatctgtgccaggcacaggcgTTCCTGGCCGTCGATGACCAGAGACACGATAGGCACCCCGTACAGCGACGTCTCGCCCACCTGGTTGGGTTTGAGAGCGCTGGAGCCTGAGTAGGGTTGCAGCTCCTGCTTCGAGGTGGGTGAGGAGTTGCCCTCGCGCCCCGGCCCCAGCTGAGTGGTGAGAGCCTCCATGCCGCCGCTCCTATGAAACAGAGAAAGTAGAGAGCAGTTGAGCCATTTTCAGCGCCACCGTGGCTCGGGCCCGCCCAGCTGGGCGCGCCGAGTTGGGCGCGCGGAGAAACTTGGCCACAGGGAGTCCAAGCTCATTCTCCCCCTGGACGGGAGCCTTTTGTTATTCAGACGCGCGCTGGCGCCACAACAAAAGCCCCTGGGGTTTGGGGGGAGAAGAAGGGGTAATTGAGAC
The sequence above is a segment of the Panthera leo isolate Ple1 chromosome B3, P.leo_Ple1_pat1.1, whole genome shotgun sequence genome. Coding sequences within it:
- the SKOR1 gene encoding SKI family transcriptional corepressor 1, whose amino-acid sequence is MALLCGLGQVTLRLWAPLPAQSENKIGFRAAGAILRSGGMEALTTQLGPGREGNSSPTSKQELQPYSGSSALKPNQVGETSLYGVPIVSLVIDGQERLCLAQISNTLLKNYSYNEIHNRRVALGITCVQCTPVQLEILRRAGAMPISSRRCGMITKREAERLCKSFLGEHKPPKLPENFAFDVVHECAWGSRGSFIPARYNSSRAKCIKCGYCSMYFSPNKFIFHSHRTPDAKYTQPDAANFNSWRRHLKLSDKSATDELSHAWEDVKAMFNGGTRKRTFSLQGGGGGGANGGSGGQGKGGAGGGGGPGCGAEMAPGPPPHKSLRCGEDEATGPPGPPPPHPQRGLGLAAGAGGPAGPGGPGGGAGVRSYPVIPVPSKGFGLLQKLPPPLFPHPYGFPTAFGLCPKKDDPVLGAGEPKGGPGTGSGAGAGTGGGAGGPGSGHLPPGAGPGPGGGAMFWGHQPSGAAKDAAAVAAAAAAATVYPTFPMFWPAAGSLPVPPYPAAQSQAKAVAAAVAAAAAAAAAAAGGGGPESLDGAEPAKEGGLGSEERCPSALSRGPLDEDGADEALPPPLAPLPPPPPPARKGSYVSAFRPVVKDAESIAKLYGSARDAYGAGPARGPGPGAGSGGGYVSPDFLSEGSSSYHSASPDVDTADEPEVDVESNRFPEDEGALDEADPGAPSAPSTAGGQDADQPVGPPSTTSSGADGPTDSPDGGSPRSRRRPGLPAASRSTFGDLAADDVVRRPERSPPSGGYELREPCGPLGGPAPAKVYAPERDEHVKSAAAALGPAASYLCTPEAHEPDKEDNHSTADDLETRKSYPDQRSISQPSPANTDRGEDGLTLDVTGTQLVEKDIENLARDELQKLLLEQMELRKKLEREFQSLKDNFQDQMKRELAYREEMVQQLQIVRDTLCNELDQERKARYAIQQKLKEAHDALHHFSCKMLTPRHCTGNCSFKPPLLP